In one window of Pelorhabdus rhamnosifermentans DNA:
- a CDS encoding (2Fe-2S)-binding protein codes for MFSLRIVNHPILTFPQQEKVSFTLNGQDMEGVAGEPIAAALHAADVKVLSHSHSAHRPRGIFCAIGNCSSCLMTVDGIPNVRVCVEPLRAGMAVETQVGKGKIL; via the coding sequence GTGTTTAGCTTGAGAATAGTCAATCATCCAATATTGACCTTTCCGCAACAAGAGAAGGTAAGCTTTACTTTAAACGGCCAGGACATGGAAGGGGTAGCGGGTGAACCGATTGCGGCGGCACTTCATGCGGCAGATGTGAAAGTTTTGAGTCATAGTCATAGTGCGCATCGTCCGCGCGGTATTTTTTGTGCCATTGGCAATTGTTCATCCTGTTTGATGACAGTAGACGGTATTCCAAATGTACGAGTATGTGTGGAGCCCCTTCGTGCTGGTATGGCAGTTGAAACCCAGGTAGGAAAGGGGAAAATCTTATGA